In Planctomycetota bacterium, a genomic segment contains:
- the radA gene encoding DNA repair protein RadA, whose protein sequence is MKKLKKAFRCQQCGYETGKWLGKCPDCGVWGSLIEEVITPTALTDRPILSGEKPQPVSRIKSIDKERVSTGINELDRIMGGGIVSGSATLIGGDPGIGKSTLILQVSGKLCELGKKVLYVSAEESIYQTKIRAERLGTNSDNLLLVSETNLDVIGGYVEEYNPDFLIIDSIQMIYKPQLPGTPGTVTQVRESTLELMYLAKRKSIALFLIGHVTKEGSLAGPRTLEHMVDTVLYFEGDRFQSFRILRAVKNRFGSTNEIGLFDMDKEGLQEVTNPSALFIGDHDDTSAGRVVMPTIIGTRPLLVEIQALTAPSFYSVPSRRVSGVDFNRVLMILAVLERRIGLSFSNQDVFVNVVGGVKIDEPAADLAIALAIVSSIKNKPISNETVMVGEIGLTGEVRGVNQINQRINETQRLGFKQIMMPIKNAKGLSHSPELTPVKIGSLREAISKAQLIVFRKEPEQV, encoded by the coding sequence ATGAAGAAGTTGAAGAAAGCCTTTCGCTGCCAGCAATGCGGTTATGAAACCGGCAAGTGGCTCGGCAAATGCCCGGATTGCGGCGTTTGGGGAAGCCTGATTGAGGAAGTCATTACCCCGACCGCCCTGACCGACCGCCCGATTCTTTCCGGGGAAAAGCCCCAGCCGGTGAGCCGAATAAAAAGCATAGATAAAGAACGCGTCTCTACCGGCATTAATGAGTTGGATAGGATTATGGGCGGCGGCATCGTTTCCGGCTCTGCCACGCTTATCGGCGGCGACCCGGGCATCGGCAAATCCACTCTTATCCTTCAGGTCTCCGGCAAGCTCTGCGAACTCGGCAAAAAGGTGTTATATGTAAGCGCCGAGGAATCCATCTACCAGACCAAAATCCGCGCCGAGCGGTTAGGCACCAATTCCGACAATCTTCTCTTGGTTTCGGAGACCAACCTGGACGTTATCGGAGGCTATGTCGAAGAATACAATCCGGATTTCCTGATTATAGATTCTATTCAGATGATATATAAACCCCAGCTTCCCGGCACGCCCGGCACAGTTACCCAGGTGCGTGAATCTACCCTGGAACTCATGTATCTGGCCAAACGTAAGAGTATTGCTTTATTCCTTATCGGACACGTTACCAAGGAAGGCTCTCTTGCCGGTCCGAGGACGCTTGAGCACATGGTTGATACGGTATTATATTTTGAAGGCGACCGGTTCCAGTCGTTTAGAATACTGCGCGCTGTCAAGAATCGTTTCGGCTCTACCAACGAAATCGGGCTTTTTGATATGGATAAGGAAGGCCTGCAGGAGGTGACCAATCCATCGGCGCTATTTATCGGAGACCATGACGATACCTCTGCCGGCAGGGTCGTTATGCCCACGATTATCGGAACCAGGCCGCTTCTGGTTGAAATACAGGCATTGACTGCGCCGTCGTTTTATTCCGTGCCGAGTCGGCGGGTAAGCGGGGTGGATTTTAACCGTGTCCTGATGATACTGGCGGTATTGGAACGGCGTATCGGACTGTCGTTTTCCAACCAGGACGTCTTTGTCAATGTCGTGGGCGGGGTAAAGATAGACGAACCGGCGGCGGATTTGGCGATAGCTTTGGCGATAGTATCATCTATCAAGAACAAACCCATATCCAATGAAACCGTGATGGTAGGGGAGATTGGCCTGACCGGGGAGGTTCGCGGGGTAAACCAGATAAACCAGCGCATTAATGAAACCCAGCGCCTCGGGTTTAAGCAAATTATGATGCCAATCAAGAATGCCAAGGGATTGAGTCATTCTCCTGAACTAACCCCGGTAAAAATAGGGTCTTTAAGAGAGGCCATTTCCAAAGCACAGCTGATAGTCTTCAGGAAAGAGCCTGAGCAAGTGTAG
- a CDS encoding fibronectin type III domain-containing protein: MPRKVKQAGLIILLGWMLLGLGIRAEDITSGSSAGNETTSSSNELAGFSQAVLKEEITKASDNLDSSNTQLQFTGHNTLHVKVDSNGTETFSEAGQTKTIKHFITWDEGDLFGYFCMGYLKITFDPNIVEADHVTSGAFSTGISRRGTGWIIVDPWMWFSEDDVPPSDPNRLAFTITWKALQAGTTTFAYTVTNSSGGYRGYFLTGTVHNMQAVPAVVDFAPQIQPPAAPSNLVATAVSSSQINLTWQDNSDNEQGFIIESKTSCHDPFVQIAVVESNPEVPATTYSHTNLSPGAVYYYRIRAYNVAGNSAPSNMSAAVTFAHIPTIDETITTLNNVKAGIIKPGLYESFSDRLNEAKSYLIINDYKSALDPLNSISKKLEKLTDNEMTVEARLSFGYSLNLLIDYLTLLINPTAAINLYLYGYPCQNEIRLQQSGEQVITTSLTGDLSIELKPTGNPGVFALTITRTAYTGTAFTLNNINYGTMNFANNPAQISSGTINLVTGQVELTEKLWIRSPYIDSTIGEPVSFSRVSKGTFYPIGLENGVIQVISDGTMPAAFNDSPYQSTSRMHAKKPKTRVVIQQFEYVEVDNPREISVTLEMATGETAKEQITESITLRIPVSGKSGGRATVTPNIISLTIPKGENKSEPITVIIKGTATSDQNDDVVLTTVGYGWTEERFTVIDMQIKFANTFDPNDDLIGVDTEQTCYIYIQGPVPSVMMGLTEPPKIIPQEDASLTTQPPYTFIRGGLTLQLKGVRPSIDVNKTAISAKVRVRGYTEDITCVLEEDFTVLELDLDIDGILDTDEISIGGIVVRNFDNNNAPRKKIEIKRVTPTTWNGNVNLILTRNNDKVKIFTAPVGGTEIKFNGRNNKFSNAALPKDFWVEGFSESTTMRDATISLEAADTGGINDKINFTVLWVSDITGKTSGKLSPVTENAARDKIANDYFEDLGVWRKGWDRYGLGIELKGTVKPSDFNFPVVLQRDGAFRYFKDTNNGSIPWPGLIRNFSIVIPPGNDTSPRVYQDNNPLSDKSQGEIYDYDAPGIGFLNEPIGTIIRARSNMKEYAVYNDNGAEIRCSLVYQWYCVRSGKKIGPANDDWIQENSIRKDNKVEFGSYTNLTWDLK, encoded by the coding sequence ATGCCACGCAAAGTGAAACAAGCTGGTCTTATAATACTCTTGGGTTGGATGTTGCTGGGTTTGGGAATCAGGGCGGAAGATATCACGTCAGGTTCCTCCGCTGGCAATGAAACAACATCTTCCTCAAACGAGCTTGCCGGATTTTCTCAAGCCGTTCTTAAAGAGGAAATCACAAAGGCATCGGATAATCTGGACTCATCCAATACGCAACTACAATTTACAGGGCACAATACATTACATGTCAAGGTGGATTCAAACGGCACAGAAACCTTTTCGGAGGCAGGCCAGACTAAAACCATAAAACATTTTATAACATGGGACGAAGGAGATTTGTTTGGGTATTTCTGCATGGGGTATCTTAAGATAACCTTTGACCCGAATATTGTGGAAGCGGACCATGTTACATCCGGGGCATTTTCTACAGGGATATCAAGGAGGGGAACCGGTTGGATAATCGTAGACCCGTGGATGTGGTTTTCCGAGGATGATGTTCCTCCCAGTGACCCGAATCGCCTGGCGTTTACTATTACGTGGAAGGCTTTACAGGCCGGCACGACTACATTTGCTTACACTGTTACAAATAGCAGTGGCGGATATCGTGGTTATTTCCTTACCGGGACGGTGCATAATATGCAGGCAGTGCCTGCGGTAGTGGATTTCGCCCCGCAAATCCAGCCGCCTGCCGCGCCGAGTAATTTAGTAGCTACAGCAGTATCTTCATCACAGATTAATCTTACATGGCAGGATAATTCGGATAATGAGCAAGGCTTTATAATTGAAAGCAAAACCAGTTGCCACGACCCGTTTGTCCAGATTGCGGTTGTTGAATCCAATCCGGAAGTCCCCGCAACCACGTATTCTCATACGAATCTTTCTCCGGGTGCGGTTTATTATTACCGGATCAGAGCTTATAATGTGGCCGGTAATAGCGCGCCATCCAATATGTCCGCGGCGGTAACCTTTGCCCATATTCCGACCATAGACGAAACTATTACTACACTTAATAACGTTAAAGCTGGTATTATCAAGCCGGGGCTTTATGAATCATTCTCCGACCGTTTAAATGAAGCAAAATCATATCTTATTATAAATGATTATAAATCAGCGCTTGACCCGCTTAATTCTATCTCCAAGAAGTTAGAGAAATTAACGGATAACGAAATGACCGTTGAAGCACGTTTATCTTTTGGCTATTCTCTTAATTTGTTAATAGATTATTTAACACTTTTAATTAACCCAACTGCCGCAATTAATTTATATCTCTATGGATACCCTTGCCAGAATGAAATTCGTCTTCAACAGTCCGGTGAGCAGGTAATTACTACGAGCCTAACAGGTGACCTCTCCATAGAATTAAAACCAACCGGCAATCCAGGGGTGTTTGCGCTTACAATTACCAGAACGGCCTATACAGGGACTGCATTTACGTTAAACAATATTAATTATGGAACTATGAACTTTGCTAATAACCCGGCGCAGATTTCTTCCGGGACGATAAATCTTGTAACTGGCCAAGTTGAACTAACGGAAAAACTTTGGATAAGAAGCCCTTATATTGATTCCACAATTGGCGAACCGGTATCTTTCAGCCGTGTTTCAAAAGGCACTTTTTATCCGATTGGATTAGAAAATGGCGTTATTCAGGTGATAAGTGATGGAACAATGCCTGCCGCTTTTAACGATTCACCTTATCAATCCACTTCTCGAATGCATGCAAAAAAACCGAAAACCAGGGTAGTAATCCAACAGTTTGAGTATGTTGAAGTGGATAATCCAAGAGAAATATCCGTTACTTTAGAAATGGCTACAGGAGAAACGGCTAAAGAACAGATTACGGAATCTATTACTTTGAGAATACCGGTTTCCGGTAAGTCTGGTGGCCGCGCAACTGTAACACCAAATATTATCAGCTTAACCATCCCGAAAGGAGAAAATAAGAGCGAGCCAATAACTGTCATAATTAAAGGTACGGCAACCAGCGACCAGAATGATGATGTGGTATTAACGACCGTTGGGTATGGTTGGACTGAAGAACGATTTACCGTAATTGATATGCAAATAAAGTTCGCCAATACATTTGACCCTAATGATGACCTGATAGGAGTAGATACAGAACAGACCTGTTATATTTATATTCAGGGGCCGGTGCCATCGGTAATGATGGGCTTAACCGAACCACCAAAAATTATTCCTCAAGAAGATGCCTCATTAACAACTCAACCACCTTATACATTTATTCGGGGTGGCTTAACCCTGCAGCTTAAGGGGGTTCGCCCCAGCATTGACGTAAATAAAACAGCGATTAGTGCGAAAGTGCGGGTGCGTGGCTATACAGAAGATATTACTTGTGTTCTTGAAGAGGATTTTACAGTATTAGAATTAGATTTAGATATTGACGGTATTTTAGATACAGATGAAATATCTATCGGAGGTATTGTGGTTAGGAACTTTGATAACAATAATGCACCTCGGAAAAAAATTGAGATCAAGCGGGTAACCCCAACCACATGGAACGGTAATGTTAATCTGATTCTTACAAGAAATAACGATAAAGTTAAAATATTCACAGCTCCTGTAGGTGGAACAGAAATTAAATTTAATGGTCGTAATAATAAATTTTCAAATGCGGCATTACCAAAAGATTTTTGGGTTGAGGGGTTCTCTGAAAGCACGACAATGAGAGATGCGACGATTTCATTGGAAGCGGCAGACACAGGAGGGATTAATGATAAAATAAACTTTACCGTCTTATGGGTTTCGGATATAACCGGCAAAACATCTGGTAAACTTTCGCCGGTAACCGAAAACGCTGCTAGAGATAAAATTGCGAATGATTATTTTGAGGATTTAGGCGTATGGAGAAAGGGATGGGATAGATATGGACTGGGGATTGAACTGAAAGGAACGGTCAAGCCTTCAGATTTTAACTTCCCTGTGGTTCTTCAAAGAGATGGAGCATTTAGATATTTTAAGGACACCAATAATGGAAGCATTCCTTGGCCAGGGCTTATTCGAAATTTTTCTATTGTAATACCCCCTGGTAACGATACTAGTCCCAGAGTCTATCAGGATAATAACCCACTATCCGATAAATCGCAGGGTGAAATATATGACTATGACGCCCCCGGCATTGGATTCCTCAACGAACCCATTGGGACTATTATTAGAGCTCGCTCAAATATGAAAGAATACGCTGTTTATAATGATAATGGAGCAGAGATACGATGTTCACTGGTCTATCAGTGGTATTGTGTGCGAAGCGGAAAGAAAATAGGCCCAGCAAATGATGATTGGATTCAGGAAAACTCTATCAGAAAAGACAATAAAGTAGAATTCGGATCTTATACTAATTTAACCTGGGATTTAAAATAA
- a CDS encoding segregation/condensation protein A has product MTDYKVQLENFYGPFDLLLYLVKEEELNIYDIPISRITDQYMSYLEMIKHLDINMASEFMVVAATLIEMKARSLMPRDEEEPEEDDPRFELVRKLIEYKKYKDLSKILSGLVQKQLQLYPRPSIKEEETPEEKPEPVVEIELWPLVKTFNRLTKETALETSLSIIYEDVPLERFMISILERLKDQAEMTFSVLTEHGKNKIITLKNFLAALELAKEQKITLNQESDFGEITIKLAPPSVPAVVPEANPVITPQAAQPQEPDAVKPAETPEAVPEGASQPVKEAESIPEIPDNPQIQTGQPE; this is encoded by the coding sequence ATGACAGACTATAAAGTCCAACTGGAAAACTTCTACGGGCCCTTTGACCTGTTGCTTTACCTGGTCAAGGAAGAAGAGCTTAATATCTACGATATTCCCATATCCCGCATCACCGACCAATATATGTCATATCTCGAAATGATAAAACACCTGGATATCAATATGGCGAGTGAATTCATGGTCGTGGCGGCAACCCTGATAGAAATGAAAGCCCGGTCTTTGATGCCGCGCGACGAGGAAGAGCCGGAAGAGGACGACCCGCGCTTTGAATTGGTCAGGAAGCTCATAGAATATAAGAAATACAAGGATCTTTCAAAGATTTTATCCGGGCTCGTCCAGAAGCAATTACAGCTTTATCCGCGCCCTTCTATTAAGGAAGAGGAAACGCCGGAAGAAAAACCCGAACCGGTGGTGGAAATTGAACTTTGGCCTTTGGTTAAGACCTTTAACCGCCTGACCAAAGAAACCGCACTGGAGACCTCGCTTTCGATTATTTACGAGGATGTTCCGCTGGAACGGTTTATGATTTCTATTCTTGAGCGCCTCAAAGACCAGGCAGAAATGACCTTTTCCGTGCTTACCGAGCATGGCAAGAACAAGATAATTACCCTTAAAAACTTCCTGGCGGCGCTGGAGCTTGCCAAAGAACAGAAGATCACCCTGAACCAGGAAAGCGATTTCGGGGAAATAACCATAAAGTTGGCGCCCCCGTCTGTGCCTGCGGTTGTCCCTGAAGCTAATCCAGTCATTACACCCCAGGCGGCGCAACCGCAAGAGCCTGATGCCGTTAAGCCGGCAGAAACCCCTGAGGCAGTTCCGGAAGGCGCGTCTCAACCGGTAAAAGAGGCGGAAAGCATTCCGGAAATTCCGGATAACCCCCAAATACAAACCGGGCAGCCAGAATAA
- a CDS encoding four helix bundle protein, whose amino-acid sequence MSSIENDLSDRTYKFALSVIELVRKLPREMAAQEIGRQLLRSATSIAANYEEATVAFSKEDFTYKLSISFKEAKETNLWLRLLKDSELNKSEDIDKLIQESLEIKKIFGKSVKTSKQNLKKNAK is encoded by the coding sequence ATGAGCAGTATTGAAAACGACCTTTCGGATAGAACTTATAAGTTTGCTTTGAGTGTAATTGAATTGGTCAGAAAGCTCCCGCGTGAGATGGCGGCGCAGGAAATTGGCCGCCAATTATTGCGCTCGGCAACTTCTATCGCGGCGAATTATGAGGAAGCCACTGTTGCGTTCAGTAAAGAGGATTTTACCTATAAATTAAGTATTTCTTTTAAGGAAGCAAAAGAAACTAATCTTTGGTTAAGATTATTAAAGGATTCTGAATTAAACAAATCGGAGGATATTGATAAGTTAATACAGGAATCCTTGGAAATTAAGAAAATATTCGGGAAAAGTGTTAAGACTTCTAAGCAGAACCTGAAAAAGAACGCCAAATAA
- the ispD gene encoding 2-C-methyl-D-erythritol 4-phosphate cytidylyltransferase: MKQAKRTNRDISVIIPAAGLGKRMQVSGFAKRQPRARKESVRKPFIILKGKPLLMHIINKFAAIPRLREIIIAINPQDMEKAGKLVNIYVKKSKVKLVKGGKERRDSVARALKAVDERSQVVLVHDVARPLVNKDDIDTLIRAVRRFGAAILAVPVVDTIKLVKTGGVIEKTLKRAELWAAQTPQGFKRGILEKAYSKMAFVADKHIITDDASLAENAGYKVRIVPGSYDNMKITTIGDLEIIKEKL, encoded by the coding sequence ATGAAACAAGCCAAGAGAACCAATAGGGATATTAGTGTAATAATACCCGCTGCCGGCTTGGGCAAAAGGATGCAAGTCTCCGGATTTGCAAAGAGGCAGCCAAGGGCACGGAAGGAGTCTGTCCGTAAGCCCTTTATCATATTAAAAGGCAAGCCGCTCCTTATGCATATTATTAATAAGTTTGCCGCCATCCCGCGTTTAAGAGAGATAATTATTGCCATAAACCCGCAGGATATGGAAAAAGCCGGGAAACTCGTTAATATATATGTAAAGAAGAGCAAAGTTAAGCTGGTTAAAGGGGGTAAGGAACGCCGGGATTCGGTTGCCAGGGCATTAAAGGCGGTGGATGAGCGGAGTCAGGTCGTATTGGTTCATGATGTTGCCCGCCCCCTGGTTAATAAAGATGATATAGATACATTAATAAGGGCGGTTAGGAGATTCGGGGCGGCTATCCTGGCTGTTCCGGTTGTAGATACCATAAAACTGGTTAAAACGGGCGGGGTGATAGAAAAGACCCTGAAAAGGGCCGAACTTTGGGCGGCGCAGACTCCGCAGGGGTTTAAAAGGGGAATCCTCGAAAAGGCCTATAGTAAAATGGCATTCGTTGCCGATAAGCATATAATCACGGATGATGCCTCTTTAGCGGAAAACGCGGGCTATAAAGTGAGGATCGTCCCGGGAAGTTACGATAATATGAAGATTACCACCATCGGTGATTTGGAAATTATTAAAGAAAAATTATAA
- a CDS encoding putative Ig domain-containing protein, whose translation MTGRISGIPTTAGTFTFDVEAQDSNLIPGATADIQTLSIRIKK comes from the coding sequence ATGACTGGTAGAATAAGCGGAATACCGACAACTGCTGGAACATTTACTTTTGATGTGGAAGCACAGGATTCTAACCTAATTCCAGGAGCGACAGCTGATATTCAAACATTGTCTATAAGAATTAAAAAATAG
- a CDS encoding 16S rRNA (uracil(1498)-N(3))-methyltransferase, giving the protein MKRLHRFYIDTPVTGAEAEVSLDEEQSLHLSRVLRLKIGDKVELFDKSGNIHHAQISVLGKNTQLKIIPQEPTTNNQQPTTNISLAVAIPKGNRMDWLVEKCAELGLNKLIPMETRRSVVRDVGENKVKRWKKIAVEAARQSSQSTVMEIAEILPFAKLLGTINDYNIKLLAYPEGDDLITYSPLISVAAAESRPNRGGGRGCVKILYLIGPEGDFSPDEVEKAKAAGFKAVQMPVGGILRVETAAVAMLAMLKYQLAISNEQ; this is encoded by the coding sequence ATGAAACGGCTTCATAGATTCTACATAGATACGCCCGTTACCGGCGCGGAAGCGGAGGTCTCCCTTGACGAAGAACAGTCCCTGCATCTTAGCCGGGTTCTCCGCCTGAAAATCGGCGATAAGGTGGAACTCTTCGATAAATCCGGCAATATTCATCATGCGCAAATAAGTGTGCTTGGCAAGAATACACAGCTAAAAATTATTCCGCAAGAGCCAACAACTAACAACCAACAACCAACAACTAATATCTCTCTTGCTGTCGCTATTCCCAAAGGCAACCGGATGGACTGGCTGGTGGAAAAGTGCGCTGAACTAGGGCTTAATAAGCTTATCCCCATGGAAACCAGGCGCAGTGTCGTCAGGGACGTCGGCGAAAACAAGGTTAAGCGTTGGAAAAAGATAGCCGTGGAGGCCGCCAGGCAATCATCCCAATCCACCGTTATGGAAATCGCGGAAATATTGCCATTTGCGAAATTACTTGGTACAATAAACGACTACAATATAAAACTCTTAGCTTATCCCGAAGGAGATGATTTGATAACATATTCCCCTCTAATAAGCGTAGCGGCAGCGGAGTCCCGACCTAATCGGGGAGGGGGTAGGGGGTGTGTAAAGATACTATACCTCATCGGGCCGGAAGGCGATTTCTCGCCTGATGAAGTGGAAAAGGCCAAGGCCGCCGGGTTTAAGGCGGTCCAGATGCCGGTGGGCGGAATATTGAGGGTGGAAACCGCCGCCGTGGCGATGCTGGCGATGCTTAAATATCAATTAGCAATTAGCAATGAACAATGA